One Lacunisphaera limnophila DNA window includes the following coding sequences:
- a CDS encoding TnsA endonuclease N-terminal domain-containing protein, whose translation MSGRFHPYFLARDYTKCVIARGKCLLEAPPEQYKPLFTVVDFPSFGFRTMFGSWIVNRVMHPVSTPEFDTNLMFHAPGMGVVNLAEQFALEPALTREIAFELQVDHPAVAHGGKKQDIIMSTDLVVTFERPGGMLQRHAYAVKQAKDLTERVIEKLAIEQAYWTKRRIPWSLILDTRLPRQLIANMELVMEFAEVGRLPCDAIVVRDATAWIVPHLRTGAPLRTVCSRCDAALGLPRGTALSVAYHLTLKGTLPLDLRGAYLPDATIEPLRAVA comes from the coding sequence ATGAGCGGGCGTTTCCATCCCTACTTTCTGGCGCGCGACTACACGAAGTGCGTCATCGCCAGGGGCAAGTGCCTCCTTGAGGCCCCGCCTGAGCAATACAAGCCGCTGTTTACTGTCGTGGACTTCCCGTCGTTCGGCTTCCGGACGATGTTTGGGTCGTGGATCGTGAACCGGGTTATGCACCCGGTATCCACCCCGGAATTCGACACGAACCTGATGTTTCACGCCCCGGGAATGGGGGTAGTGAACCTCGCGGAGCAGTTTGCCCTGGAACCGGCCTTGACGCGCGAAATCGCGTTCGAGCTGCAGGTGGATCACCCGGCCGTCGCACATGGCGGCAAGAAGCAGGACATCATCATGTCCACCGACTTGGTCGTCACCTTCGAGCGACCCGGTGGCATGCTCCAGCGACATGCTTATGCCGTGAAACAGGCCAAGGACCTCACGGAGCGGGTGATCGAGAAACTCGCCATCGAGCAGGCGTATTGGACGAAGCGACGCATCCCATGGTCGCTGATCCTCGATACCCGCCTGCCACGACAGCTCATCGCGAACATGGAGCTGGTCATGGAATTCGCGGAGGTGGGTCGCCTGCCCTGCGATGCCATCGTTGTCCGTGACGCCACGGCTTGGATCGTCCCTCACCTACGCACCGGCGCCCCCCTGCGCACGGTATGCTCGCGATGTGATGCCGCCCTGGGCCTGCCCCGGGGCACCGCCCTCTCTGTCGCTTACCACCTGACTCTCAAAGGAACCCTCCCACTGGATCTCCGTGGGGCCTACCTTCCCGATGCAACCATAGAGCCGCTTCGTGCGGTCGCTTGA
- a CDS encoding YHS domain-containing protein produces the protein MIRNTFVFLAAFVASALIALVVRATMFQPHAGHEGHPAAGGEYTPMVSNPLTPASPPAAAAADPHAGHGAAAAPTAESVKPVNTVCAICGMEVDPKLPTLQYQGKTIGFGCKMCPPKFKADPDRYGPAYLRNEVIKK, from the coding sequence ATGATCCGCAACACCTTTGTTTTCCTGGCCGCCTTCGTGGCCAGCGCCCTGATCGCCCTCGTCGTCCGGGCTACCATGTTCCAACCGCACGCCGGCCACGAAGGTCATCCTGCTGCCGGCGGTGAATATACCCCGATGGTTTCAAATCCGCTTACACCCGCCTCGCCGCCTGCGGCGGCGGCGGCCGACCCACACGCCGGCCATGGCGCCGCGGCGGCCCCGACCGCTGAATCCGTCAAACCCGTGAACACGGTCTGCGCCATCTGCGGCATGGAAGTGGATCCCAAACTTCCAACCCTGCAGTATCAAGGGAAGACCATCGGTTTTGGCTGCAAGATGTGCCCCCCAAAGTTCAAGGCTGACCCGGACCGCTACGGACCGGCCTACCTGCGCAACGAAGTCATCAAGAAGTAA
- a CDS encoding TolC family protein — protein MQPTRSIICLALLAALPAVGLAQVDIPTGSQADLLRAVTEAPALNAAARRTAAARERIDSSGRLADPELEGMGSRMVGPMNERATMWEVNVRQPLPKRGERAADRDRARAAVLMSEADYALMAGEMAADTAMALAEAQGAEARILLLEAQIARLDPVLRSIESRLATTGGRIADRLTVQSRIAAMQLMIEEERRMAADALAEARGRLGLRPDAPLPAFAAPDVSEINPDNAAIVLLAAARTTEANAMIKMAHASANPMTSVGVRFEQERRAMGNDNTVGIALMTDLPFRSRRYARADVRAAEAERSAAETDATAARYRITAALTRVDRAERLAATARRLSSETLARLNAELDTMLSSASVGTAVMGESTVLQTVELLEMATDTDLQVIRSDTAVRTARAELWRYLPTNRFPNPNRTELP, from the coding sequence ATGCAACCCACTCGATCCATTATCTGTCTGGCCCTCCTCGCGGCCCTGCCCGCGGTGGGCTTGGCGCAGGTGGACATTCCGACCGGCAGCCAGGCCGACCTGCTGCGGGCTGTGACCGAAGCGCCAGCGCTCAATGCGGCCGCCCGACGGACGGCGGCGGCCCGTGAGCGCATCGACTCTTCCGGTCGACTGGCCGACCCCGAACTCGAAGGCATGGGGTCGCGCATGGTCGGCCCCATGAATGAGCGCGCGACGATGTGGGAAGTGAACGTCCGCCAACCGTTGCCCAAGCGGGGTGAGCGCGCGGCGGACCGCGACCGGGCACGTGCTGCCGTGTTGATGTCCGAAGCGGACTACGCGCTGATGGCCGGGGAGATGGCCGCAGATACCGCCATGGCCCTCGCCGAGGCCCAAGGCGCAGAGGCCCGGATACTTTTGCTCGAGGCCCAAATCGCCCGGCTCGACCCCGTCTTGCGCAGTATCGAGTCCCGGCTGGCAACCACCGGCGGCCGGATTGCAGATCGCCTCACCGTGCAATCACGCATCGCCGCCATGCAGCTGATGATCGAGGAAGAGCGGCGCATGGCCGCCGACGCCCTTGCGGAGGCGCGCGGCCGGCTTGGTCTGCGTCCCGACGCCCCGTTGCCGGCCTTTGCCGCACCCGATGTTTCTGAGATCAACCCGGACAATGCCGCGATCGTGCTGCTCGCCGCGGCCCGAACCACCGAAGCGAACGCCATGATCAAGATGGCGCATGCCTCGGCCAACCCGATGACCTCCGTGGGGGTCCGCTTCGAGCAGGAGCGCCGTGCCATGGGAAATGACAATACCGTCGGCATCGCCCTCATGACCGATCTCCCGTTTCGCAGTCGGCGCTATGCCCGGGCGGATGTCCGCGCCGCCGAGGCCGAAAGGTCTGCGGCTGAAACCGACGCCACCGCCGCGCGCTACCGTATTACTGCCGCCCTCACCCGCGTGGACCGAGCCGAACGCCTGGCCGCCACGGCCCGCCGATTGAGCAGTGAAACGCTCGCCCGCCTGAACGCCGAATTAGACACCATGTTGAGCTCCGCCAGTGTGGGCACCGCCGTCATGGGTGAATCGACCGTGCTGCAAACTGTCGAGCTCCTGGAGATGGCCACCGACACGGATTTGCAGGTCATCCGGTCCGATACCGCCGTGCGCACCGCCCGCGCCGAACTGTGGCGTTACCTGCCCACCAACCGTTTTCCCAATCCCAACCGCACCGAACTCCCATGA
- a CDS encoding metallophosphatase domain-containing protein — MRIVCLSDTHNRHRAISVPDGDVLIHAGDFTNTGSVEEISAAMSWMAELPHRHRIVIGGNHDWIFEREPEVAAKLIPPHVHYLCDSGCVVEGLRIWGSPVQPRFLDWAFNRDRGAAIERHWAIIPENTDVLITHGPPYGRLDLTWSGHCGCESLLRRLTEVRPKLHVFGHIHGAYGVDVLGPTLLVNAATCNEAYRPVHPPIVINMEGGSCSQVR; from the coding sequence ATGCGTATTGTCTGTCTCTCCGACACCCATAATCGGCACAGAGCTATCTCTGTGCCGGACGGCGACGTGCTCATTCACGCGGGTGATTTTACGAATACCGGCAGCGTCGAAGAAATCAGTGCAGCGATGAGCTGGATGGCTGAACTCCCTCATCGCCATCGAATCGTTATTGGGGGCAACCATGACTGGATTTTCGAGCGCGAGCCCGAGGTAGCGGCCAAGCTGATCCCACCGCATGTGCATTATCTCTGCGACAGCGGTTGCGTGGTTGAGGGGCTCAGAATCTGGGGCTCCCCGGTCCAACCGCGATTTCTCGACTGGGCCTTCAACAGGGATCGCGGAGCAGCGATCGAGCGACACTGGGCAATAATTCCTGAAAATACAGATGTGCTGATCACGCACGGCCCCCCGTATGGGCGTTTGGACCTCACTTGGTCTGGGCATTGCGGGTGTGAATCACTCTTGCGGCGGTTAACGGAAGTGCGTCCCAAACTGCACGTGTTTGGACACATTCACGGTGCTTACGGCGTCGATGTGCTCGGACCGACACTGCTGGTGAACGCAGCGACCTGCAATGAGGCTTATCGGCCAGTGCATCCTCCGATCGTGATAAACATGGAGGGAGGGTCATGCTCACAAGTGCGGTGA
- a CDS encoding RNA polymerase sigma factor encodes METEAGVPSDEELMAQLQAGNEAALAPLMQRWEVPLKRFIFRLVGNTAEAEDLAQEVFVRIYTKRSSYRLGAKFSTWCFSIAANLAKNRLRWWKRRPVLSLDAWMDSGGDAADQSATGAQASDKVMKRERIATVQAAVAALPLDLRTALVLFEYEQQSMGEIAAALGCTAKAVENRLYRARQKLQQQLSSVQT; translated from the coding sequence ATGGAAACCGAAGCGGGTGTCCCCAGCGACGAGGAACTGATGGCCCAGCTGCAGGCGGGGAACGAAGCCGCGCTCGCTCCACTGATGCAGCGCTGGGAAGTGCCACTCAAGCGCTTCATCTTCCGTCTGGTCGGCAACACGGCGGAGGCGGAGGATCTGGCGCAGGAGGTTTTTGTCCGGATCTACACCAAGCGCAGCAGCTACCGCTTGGGGGCGAAGTTTTCGACCTGGTGCTTTTCCATCGCCGCCAATTTGGCGAAGAACCGGCTGCGCTGGTGGAAACGACGGCCGGTGCTGTCACTCGACGCCTGGATGGACTCAGGTGGCGACGCCGCTGATCAATCGGCGACGGGAGCACAAGCATCGGACAAGGTCATGAAACGCGAACGAATCGCGACGGTGCAGGCCGCCGTTGCCGCCCTCCCCCTCGATCTGCGCACCGCGCTGGTGCTCTTCGAGTATGAGCAGCAGTCAATGGGTGAGATAGCCGCCGCCCTCGGCTGCACGGCCAAGGCGGTCGAGAATCGACTGTATCGGGCTAGGCAGAAGCTACAGCAACAGCTTTCCTCGGTCCAGACCTGA
- a CDS encoding efflux RND transporter permease subunit: protein MLSFVIRNTFLTLAAAVALSVAGFWAWRHVPVDAIPDLSDNQVIVWAEWPGKSPQDMDQQVTSRLARELQGLPGVQTVRGMSLYGASYIYVIFEERRDLYECRTRVLERLSQLQGILPTGVTPRLGPDATAMGQVFAFTLQGPRDIETKRYILDQIVVPALRAVPGVSEVAPAGGVVREYQIDVDPTRIEEQGVTLEMLMMAVQQAGRDVGAMSVEQSGVETMIRGIGFIRSTEDVENIIIRGDRMRGAGLRLGDIADVRLGGQFRQGLLADGYQEHVGAIIGMRVQEDPKTVITAVKQRILDLKPTLEREQLDVVSFYDRSQLIRETTATVTATLQEAVITTIIVVVAFLLHVRASLAVAVSLPLGMLFTFLVMHLFGVGANIMSLAGIAIAIGVMVDFGIIMTENITQHLVDLQEKCKKEGRPMPTSPFNEEITDTVVRAAQEVARPLLTSAATTVIGFLPIFALTDQAGRLFEPLALTKSLAISGAVLFGTLLVPVLCRLLLPPWHVRKPVLLALAGVGAGLAFGWFIREGWSMPMEHGRWTLSVPGWLFAPLFAILVASAIWRIGRESLVNYEENPMSRAIHVAYEWAYARIQRHKVVFTVTIASMAFGGYLLGAGWQTLSWPLRKVFSVAGADLAHTNLDHTMTRLFPGVGSSFLPPLDEGSLLFMPSIPATGGLGETQRIMLAQNRLIESVPEVASVMGKMGRAETALDPAPLGMIETVVLLKPYAEWPTHEITAPDGTVEHRPRTLAEVRATLAASTDIPGVAPSWLQPIETRVVMLSTGIRSLIALQLLGDDTDALERFAEAAEKVIQPTPGAIDVQMQREGGKPYAEIRLDPEKLARFGLSNEQVMRSVESALGGMALTYSVEGALRYPVRIRYLRERRDDQDELVQLQIPAAADHGAIPLTNLLAIPTVYVLELAEDGPDAPALSAQLPLSHQRNFTILSPRRAELTIPAGDTLPSHIAGAVTAEQLRIVSTRPSEAGLTYTIGPMAIRSEGGKRTQYVLLNARGRGEVEVVNDADTRLRAALADGRLQLPAGATYRWVGRYEQKIKADRTLRVIISVSMAVMVMLIYLGTRSWLITSIIILANASVTTAGGFFFVWLWGAEMTTAVVVGFLVLLGVMFNDGILLGTYIQEQFKTHPGTVAEVHRRVFIAGLRRRRPAIMTNMTALLSLIPVLWSTGRGSELMVPMVLPVIGGMIFDIVSLFSVPVFFTWYWEGRLAREAKSPATLPAESLSTL from the coding sequence ATGCTCTCCTTCGTCATCCGCAACACCTTCCTCACGCTTGCCGCCGCCGTCGCGCTGTCCGTCGCCGGTTTCTGGGCCTGGCGCCATGTGCCCGTCGATGCGATTCCCGACCTGAGCGACAACCAGGTTATCGTCTGGGCGGAATGGCCCGGGAAAAGCCCGCAAGACATGGACCAGCAGGTAACCTCGCGGCTCGCACGGGAACTGCAAGGACTGCCAGGCGTGCAGACGGTGCGGGGTATGTCGCTCTATGGCGCCAGCTACATCTACGTCATTTTCGAGGAACGCCGCGACCTCTACGAATGCCGCACGCGGGTGCTGGAGCGGCTCTCCCAGCTTCAGGGCATTCTTCCCACCGGCGTAACGCCCCGTCTCGGCCCCGACGCCACGGCGATGGGCCAGGTCTTTGCGTTCACCCTGCAGGGTCCCCGTGACATAGAGACGAAACGCTACATCCTCGATCAGATTGTTGTGCCCGCGTTGCGGGCCGTGCCCGGAGTCTCGGAGGTGGCCCCCGCCGGCGGAGTGGTGCGGGAATACCAGATCGACGTGGATCCCACGCGCATCGAGGAGCAGGGTGTGACCCTTGAAATGCTCATGATGGCCGTGCAACAGGCCGGCCGTGACGTGGGCGCGATGAGCGTCGAGCAGTCCGGCGTCGAGACGATGATTCGCGGCATCGGCTTCATCCGCTCGACCGAGGACGTGGAGAACATCATCATCCGCGGAGACCGCATGAGGGGCGCAGGGCTGCGCCTGGGCGACATCGCCGATGTGCGGCTCGGCGGCCAGTTTCGTCAGGGTTTGCTGGCCGACGGCTATCAGGAGCATGTCGGCGCCATCATCGGAATGCGCGTGCAGGAAGACCCGAAGACGGTGATCACCGCCGTCAAACAGCGGATTCTGGACCTCAAGCCCACGCTGGAGCGCGAGCAGCTCGATGTGGTGTCCTTTTATGACCGCTCGCAGCTCATCCGGGAAACCACGGCGACGGTGACCGCGACGCTGCAAGAGGCGGTCATCACCACGATCATCGTGGTCGTGGCTTTTCTCCTCCATGTGCGGGCGAGCCTGGCGGTGGCCGTGAGCCTGCCCCTGGGCATGCTCTTCACCTTTCTGGTCATGCACCTGTTCGGCGTCGGGGCCAACATCATGAGCCTCGCCGGCATCGCGATCGCGATCGGGGTGATGGTCGATTTCGGGATCATCATGACCGAAAACATCACCCAGCACCTGGTGGACCTTCAGGAGAAGTGCAAAAAGGAGGGACGACCCATGCCCACCTCGCCCTTCAATGAGGAGATCACGGACACCGTCGTGCGCGCCGCCCAGGAGGTGGCGCGGCCATTGCTCACATCGGCCGCGACTACCGTCATCGGATTCCTGCCCATCTTCGCCCTGACCGATCAGGCCGGGCGCCTGTTTGAGCCGCTCGCCTTGACCAAATCGCTGGCGATCAGCGGGGCCGTGCTGTTCGGCACTCTGCTTGTTCCGGTGCTGTGCCGGCTGCTGCTCCCGCCCTGGCACGTGCGCAAGCCCGTGCTCCTCGCCCTGGCCGGCGTGGGCGCAGGATTGGCTTTCGGCTGGTTCATTCGCGAGGGCTGGTCGATGCCGATGGAACACGGTCGCTGGACGCTATCGGTCCCCGGCTGGCTATTCGCCCCGCTCTTCGCCATCCTGGTCGCCTCCGCGATCTGGCGCATCGGACGTGAGAGCCTCGTAAACTACGAGGAGAACCCGATGAGCCGCGCGATCCACGTCGCCTACGAGTGGGCTTATGCCCGCATCCAGCGGCACAAGGTCGTTTTCACCGTCACCATCGCCTCGATGGCTTTCGGCGGCTACCTGCTCGGGGCCGGCTGGCAGACGTTGAGCTGGCCCTTGCGGAAGGTGTTCTCCGTCGCCGGCGCCGACCTCGCCCACACCAATCTGGATCACACGATGACCCGGCTCTTCCCGGGCGTGGGCTCGAGTTTTTTGCCCCCTCTCGACGAAGGCAGCCTGCTATTCATGCCGTCAATTCCCGCCACCGGCGGCCTTGGCGAGACGCAGCGCATCATGCTCGCGCAAAACCGCCTGATTGAATCCGTCCCCGAGGTCGCGAGCGTTATGGGCAAGATGGGACGCGCCGAGACCGCGCTGGACCCCGCACCCCTCGGCATGATCGAGACCGTCGTGCTGCTCAAACCTTACGCGGAATGGCCGACGCACGAGATCACTGCGCCCGACGGCACGGTGGAACACAGGCCGCGCACGCTGGCGGAAGTGCGGGCCACCCTCGCGGCCAGCACAGATATTCCGGGGGTCGCCCCCAGCTGGTTGCAGCCGATTGAAACGCGTGTCGTCATGCTCTCGACCGGCATCCGCAGCCTGATCGCGCTCCAGCTCCTGGGCGACGACACTGACGCCCTCGAACGCTTCGCCGAGGCCGCCGAGAAGGTGATTCAGCCCACGCCGGGTGCTATCGACGTGCAGATGCAACGCGAAGGCGGCAAACCCTACGCCGAGATCCGGCTCGATCCGGAGAAGCTCGCCCGCTTCGGCCTCAGCAACGAGCAGGTGATGCGCTCGGTGGAATCCGCGCTTGGCGGCATGGCGTTGACCTATTCGGTCGAGGGCGCCCTCCGCTACCCGGTTCGTATCCGCTACCTGCGGGAGCGCCGCGACGACCAGGACGAACTTGTCCAACTCCAGATCCCCGCCGCCGCAGATCACGGCGCGATTCCGCTCACCAACCTGCTCGCCATCCCGACCGTGTATGTCCTCGAACTGGCGGAGGACGGCCCCGATGCGCCCGCGCTCAGCGCGCAATTGCCGCTCTCCCATCAGCGCAATTTCACGATCCTCTCTCCCCGTCGCGCCGAGCTGACCATTCCAGCCGGTGACACGCTGCCCTCGCATATCGCCGGTGCCGTCACCGCGGAACAGCTGCGTATCGTCTCGACGCGCCCCAGCGAAGCCGGCCTCACCTACACGATCGGGCCGATGGCCATCCGCTCGGAAGGAGGCAAGCGCACACAATACGTGCTGCTGAATGCGCGCGGACGCGGCGAGGTGGAGGTCGTGAATGATGCTGACACCCGCCTCCGGGCCGCGCTGGCCGACGGACGGTTGCAGCTGCCCGCGGGCGCGACCTACCGCTGGGTTGGTCGCTATGAGCAGAAGATCAAGGCCGACCGCACCCTACGCGTGATCATCAGTGTCTCCATGGCCGTCATGGTGATGCTGATCTACCTCGGCACCCGCTCCTGGCTCATCACCAGCATCATCATCCTCGCCAACGCCTCCGTAACGACGGCGGGCGGATTCTTTTTCGTGTGGCTTTGGGGGGCGGAGATGACGACCGCCGTGGTCGTCGGCTTCCTCGTGCTCCTCGGCGTGATGTTCAACGACGGCATCCTGCTCGGCACCTACATCCAAGAGCAGTTCAAAACGCATCCGGGCACCGTGGCCGAGGTGCATCGTCGCGTCTTTATTGCCGGTCTGCGTCGCCGTCGCCCGGCCATCATGACCAACATGACAGCGCTGCTTTCGCTCATTCCAGTCCTGTGGTCAACCGGCCGCGGTTCCGAACTGATGGTGCCGATGGTGCTACCCGTGATCGGTGGCATGATCTTCGACATCGTGTCGCTGTTCTCCGTGCCGGTCTTCTTCACCTGGTATTGGGAAGGCAGACTCGCCCGCGAAGCCAAGTCCCCCGCGACCCTTCCGGCCGAATCCCTCTCCACGTTATGA
- a CDS encoding helix-turn-helix transcriptional regulator, protein MPKRTAKNVIGPTIRKLRAAARVPLSQEALAAKLQIRGVSLDRSALARIENRERLVRDVEIIALAAALRVPIERLFRR, encoded by the coding sequence GTGCCTAAGCGCACCGCCAAGAACGTCATCGGTCCGACGATCCGGAAGCTCCGTGCCGCGGCGCGTGTGCCGCTAAGTCAGGAGGCCTTGGCGGCGAAGCTACAGATTCGCGGCGTTTCGCTGGACCGCTCGGCCCTGGCGAGGATCGAGAACCGGGAGCGGCTGGTGCGGGACGTGGAGATCATTGCCTTGGCGGCGGCCCTCCGCGTGCCGATCGAGCGACTCTTCCGGCGCTAG
- a CDS encoding ATP-binding protein, with translation MRPIDTPDEYLNLDDPVAAYRGNPLIGALGPVRSKEQIRDLLTVKPAYDPADRSLPAHLRPHAAFVLREFFLPGIAHMAAVKEVDLLIRQSYKYRNPLDPKYRRQVARDRKDLKEGRQLPQRYAFMPPLGAAAIGPPGTGKTLSLGFAVRDFSPVIEQAYIVNEERVAFTQLPCLWLNLFQDGSLKSFGLEIFDQAEQTLSIPLARDWGVDRATGNRIQSLYFQLCQEYNVGLFVVDEFQLIQAAHDGTRRALNYFVRMMNCIGVAVVVIGTPATAGLLKENLAASRRFLSEIPPYTPFVAGKVWDAFFGQMARYLYVSEMDPLAGLSAVVLELSGGIPDLAVKLFLLSQMRLFGRKKERLTADVLRETSKLLFYTVQDRLVELKGKTPEAKDIAKVAKTMNEAFNEIARVETERVGAEPVAGMESSAPSLVTITSGSEETVAGKMKKAAKASDPLSVLEALGVVAHPS, from the coding sequence GTGCGGCCCATCGACACGCCCGACGAATACCTGAATCTGGACGATCCAGTTGCCGCCTATCGCGGCAATCCGCTCATCGGTGCCTTGGGACCGGTTCGTTCCAAGGAGCAGATTCGAGACCTGCTTACGGTGAAGCCCGCCTATGATCCGGCGGATCGCAGCCTTCCCGCCCACCTCCGCCCGCACGCCGCATTCGTTCTCCGCGAGTTCTTCCTGCCGGGGATTGCGCACATGGCAGCGGTCAAGGAGGTCGATCTGCTCATCCGACAGAGCTACAAGTATCGGAATCCGCTGGACCCGAAGTATCGCCGCCAAGTGGCCCGCGATCGGAAGGACCTCAAGGAGGGGCGGCAGCTTCCCCAACGTTATGCGTTTATGCCACCACTGGGCGCGGCCGCCATTGGCCCCCCGGGCACCGGGAAGACGCTCTCGTTGGGTTTCGCGGTCAGGGACTTTAGTCCGGTGATCGAGCAGGCCTATATCGTCAATGAAGAGCGTGTAGCGTTCACGCAGTTGCCTTGCCTCTGGCTCAACCTCTTCCAGGACGGTTCCCTGAAGTCATTCGGACTGGAGATATTCGACCAGGCGGAACAGACGCTGAGCATTCCCTTGGCGCGCGACTGGGGCGTAGACCGGGCCACCGGTAACCGCATCCAAAGCCTCTACTTCCAGCTCTGCCAGGAATACAACGTGGGCCTGTTCGTGGTGGATGAGTTTCAGTTGATTCAGGCTGCACACGACGGCACGCGCAGGGCGCTGAACTACTTCGTCCGGATGATGAACTGCATCGGTGTTGCCGTGGTGGTGATAGGAACCCCTGCCACGGCGGGTTTACTGAAGGAGAACCTGGCTGCGTCGCGTCGGTTCCTGAGTGAGATCCCTCCATACACGCCGTTTGTGGCCGGCAAGGTGTGGGACGCCTTCTTCGGCCAGATGGCGCGTTACCTATACGTTTCGGAGATGGATCCCTTGGCGGGGCTCTCCGCAGTGGTGCTGGAACTCTCCGGGGGCATTCCAGACCTAGCCGTGAAGCTGTTCTTGCTGTCCCAGATGCGGCTCTTCGGGCGCAAGAAGGAGCGCCTGACCGCCGACGTTCTGAGGGAAACTTCCAAGCTCCTTTTCTACACCGTGCAGGACCGCCTCGTTGAATTGAAGGGCAAGACCCCCGAGGCGAAGGACATTGCGAAGGTCGCGAAGACGATGAACGAAGCGTTCAACGAGATCGCGCGTGTTGAGACCGAGCGAGTCGGGGCCGAACCGGTGGCGGGCATGGAGTCATCGGCCCCGTCCCTGGTCACCATCACCTCAGGGAGCGAAGAAACAGTGGCGGGAAAAATGAAGAAGGCCGCCAAAGCAAGTGATCCACTGTCGGTCCTTGAAGCCCTCGGAGTAGTCGCCCATCCCTCATGA
- a CDS encoding efflux RND transporter periplasmic adaptor subunit — protein sequence MRSHTLIFAAAGLVLGAGLIALLPQDTLFTVSTVHDHAEPVTGERWACPMMDFIGNKPGDCPVCGMKMTKVTAGELTREQQRRMGVELTTVTEGPAEIVVRGYGTADYDNRFTSVVIARVAGRIVKRYMATWGCCETVGKGAPIIDLYSPEAFAAQGELAAAIRLGNQATVQAIKDRFQRWNLAEVAEAVIAGEAPQDIVTIRSPVAGQVVMREFEKVNEMFELGKEIMADTPLLKLVDPDKLTVVIHVPELRANFLREGQKVELASDDRGPLPQIEAKIDRLGREIDPEIRSREVRLYLTGASKVLQPGSLVSARMKGVLGADLHPANPAAPDTWGQFPLIPKTAVISTGVRHVAWRVAGRTPDGRIRFELAPLALGPRIEDEAGNDVYVIRAGLKPGDEVATQGAFLIDSQAQLAGTPSLLFPQGALAPAAAHQH from the coding sequence ATGCGCTCTCACACACTGATCTTTGCGGCAGCCGGTTTGGTGCTCGGCGCGGGCCTCATCGCTCTGCTGCCCCAGGATACGCTCTTTACGGTTTCCACGGTGCATGACCACGCCGAGCCTGTGACCGGCGAACGCTGGGCCTGTCCGATGATGGACTTCATCGGCAACAAGCCGGGTGATTGTCCGGTTTGCGGCATGAAGATGACGAAGGTCACCGCCGGGGAATTGACCCGAGAGCAGCAGCGCCGGATGGGGGTGGAACTCACGACCGTTACCGAAGGTCCCGCGGAAATCGTCGTGCGCGGCTACGGCACGGCGGACTATGACAACCGATTCACCTCGGTTGTGATCGCGCGGGTCGCCGGGCGCATTGTGAAACGCTACATGGCCACCTGGGGTTGTTGCGAAACGGTCGGAAAGGGTGCGCCCATTATTGACCTCTACAGCCCCGAGGCTTTTGCCGCGCAGGGAGAATTGGCGGCCGCAATCAGGCTGGGCAACCAGGCGACCGTTCAGGCCATCAAGGACCGGTTCCAACGCTGGAACCTCGCCGAGGTTGCCGAGGCGGTGATCGCCGGCGAAGCGCCTCAAGACATCGTGACGATCCGCTCTCCCGTGGCCGGTCAGGTCGTGATGCGCGAATTCGAGAAGGTAAACGAGATGTTTGAACTCGGCAAAGAGATCATGGCCGACACCCCGCTGCTCAAGCTGGTCGATCCGGACAAGCTCACCGTGGTGATTCATGTGCCGGAACTCCGGGCGAACTTCCTCCGCGAAGGCCAGAAGGTGGAACTTGCGAGCGACGACCGTGGGCCACTGCCCCAAATCGAGGCGAAGATCGACCGGCTCGGACGCGAAATCGACCCCGAGATCCGTTCACGCGAGGTGCGTCTATACCTCACGGGCGCCAGCAAAGTGCTGCAACCAGGTTCGCTTGTCTCCGCCCGCATGAAGGGCGTGCTCGGGGCTGATCTGCATCCGGCCAATCCCGCAGCGCCTGATACATGGGGCCAGTTTCCTTTGATTCCAAAAACCGCCGTCATCTCGACCGGCGTGCGGCACGTCGCCTGGCGCGTCGCGGGGCGCACCCCGGACGGACGCATTCGTTTCGAGCTCGCGCCTCTCGCCCTGGGGCCGCGAATCGAGGATGAAGCCGGAAACGATGTGTATGTCATCCGGGCCGGCCTGAAGCCCGGCGACGAGGTGGCCACCCAAGGCGCCTTCCTCATCGACAGCCAGGCGCAGCTCGCGGGGACGCCTAGCTTGCTCTTTCCCCAAGGGGCCCTGGCCCCCGCGGCCGCCCATCAGCATTGA